From Thermodesulfobacteriota bacterium:
TCGTCATAGCTGGTCTGCAGGTACGAGTAGGTGCCGGTAAGGGGATCGACGTCGGTCACCTGCCAGACGCCGCCATAGCGGCTCCAGCCCTGGTCGGCCCCGTCTTCGAAATCCTCGGCCCAGCTGTCGTCCAGCTGCCAGGCCTGGGCGACCAGCCCTTCGGCATCTGCCGCATAGTTGGCCGCATCCAGGGTCAGGGACCAGACGCCGTAATCGGCCTGGGCCTCACCGAAGGCCTGGGGAGTGGTGTCCACCGTGGGGGCGCCCTCGGTGACCAGGACCGTGTTGGACGTGCCATCGGTGATGCCGTCGCTGTCAGTGACCGTAAGGCGCATCACGTAGACGCCCTCGGTGGCGTAGACATGGTCGGCGGTGCCCACATTGGCGCCGCTGCCGGCCTGGGTGGTGCCGTCCCCGAAGTCCCACAGCCAGGAGGCGATGGCGCCCCCGGGATCGGCCGAGGCCGAGCCGTCGAAGCTGGCGGTGCCACCGGCCACGATGGTCTGGCTGGCCGGGGTGCAGGCCGCTACCGGGGTGCCGGCCAGGGGCGGGCTGGGCGGCGCGCTGATGCCCAGGGTATTGTCCGAGGTGGCGCCGATGGTCACCGGCGCGCCGAAGGTGCCGTCGCCATTGCCGGGATAGAAGCGCACCTGGCGGGCAGCGTGGGGATCGGCCACGATGTCCAGGTTGCCGTCGCCGTTGAAATCAAAGGCGTCGAAGGCGGCATGGTCGTTGAAGTCCAGGCTGGGCACCGCCACGCCACCGGCAAAGGTGAGGTCGCCGTTGCCGGCAAAGAAGGTGATGTCCCCGGCGCCACCGGAGTTGACGATGATGTCGGCCAGGCCGTCGTTGTTGAAGTCACCGGCCGCGAGGCCATA
This genomic window contains:
- a CDS encoding FG-GAP-like repeat-containing protein, which translates into the protein MTGKDSGVRLGKGCLGGRLGRGYRGCRQHWVWLAVFLVLALPASALANFLVAVDDSSRLYYAKSNGDGTFADYRVLDSLGGLYCRAVAINDFDGDGDLDIIAGRGMGDPIFFYLFTNNGSDQFTKVGQVGSMTGANTWAMDLATGDFNNDDHADFLANTNNSYTSIFLGDGAGGFSRIDWNLRYYGRGMDAADFNGDGFLDFARAEYWTGDVYIWPGNGDGTFGTLVGVGDVGDDPYGLAAGDFNNDGLADIIVNSGGAGDITFFAGNGDLTFAGGVAVPSLDFNDHAAFDAFDFNGDGNLDIVADPHAARQVRFYPGNGDGTFGAPVTIGATSDNTLGISAPPSPPLAGTPVAACTPASQTIVAGGTASFDGSASADPGGAIASWLWDFGDGTTQAGSGANVGTADHVYATEGVYVMRLTVTDSDGITDGTSNTVLVTEGAPTVDTTPQAFGEAQADYGVWSLTLDAANYAADAEGLVAQAWQLDDSWAEDFEDGADQGWSRYGGVWQVTDVDPLTGTYSYLQTSYDDRTWNLFGRRFDNDLTIEADLRPVSGGGQETILLYRAMNEKNLYELIVRGRGLNDV